From the genome of Eublepharis macularius isolate TG4126 chromosome 12, MPM_Emac_v1.0, whole genome shotgun sequence, one region includes:
- the LOC129339906 gene encoding vomeronasal type-2 receptor 26-like, whose amino-acid sequence MDTVRLIFQILNLKKLVKVVNLEAVCFRLVCMAWRIDGVKCPESDPLPVPYEWYQPGDLLIGGISSQVIYTLHTLPFNEHPSQKLFALPEMVTKFYQHALALAFAVNEINENPWILPNVTLGFRISDSYYDARMSYRTTLDLLFKSRSFVPNYKYITQKNVISVVGGLVAAISFLVADLLGLYKIPQLTYGSFAPADRDATEVPSFYRMVPNETPQYRGITQLLLHFGWTWVGLFSADDDSGERFLQALEPLFFHNRICLDFIEKIPTQSRWDTLSDVNDLISKVYRPLTQSKANTFIINGGCMVIISLNTLMVLGDPEYEENPLFRKVWIMTAQTDFVQSSILKSLSFYLFQGAFLFTVCTNELLGFKKFLQNINPSWMQGNGFLKIFWEQAFGCTFPDSQEPIRINETCTGEERLEGLPGHLFEMRMSGHSYSIYNAVYVVAHALHALYSPTSSHRSKVGGKRYLDLQPWELHSFLQGISFNNAAGETLHFNKNKEMGAGFDIMNMVMFPNKSFVRVKVGRVDAEPLEGEGFIIHEDMIVWHRHFNQVRPISVCNNYCSPGYQKKKKEGEQFCCYDCAPCPEGKFSSHKDMDDCFTCLEDQYPNKDQDGCVHKMINFLSFEEPLGICLVSLALSLTLTTVLVLGTFIKHRDTPIVRANNRDITYALLISLMFCFLCSLLFLGHPGKFTCFFRQAAFGIIFTVAVSCVLAKTITVVVAFMATKPGSRMSKWVGKKLASSTAIASCLIQVGTCTVWLGTFPPFPAFDTRSLTEEIVAECNEGSVLMFYIVLGYLGLLSLISLLVAFLARKLPDSFNEAKSITFSMLIFCSVWISFVPSYLSTKGKYMVAVEIFSILASGAGLLACIFSPKCYIILLRPELNRRGLLIRRT is encoded by the exons ATGGACACTGTCCGTTTGATCTTTCAGATATTGAATCTAAAGAAGCTTGTCAAGGTGGTGAATCTAGAGGCTGTGTGCTTCCGGTTGGTTTGCATGGCCTGGAGAATAGATGGTGTGAAGTGTCCTGAGAGTGACCCTCTCCCTGTTCCATACGAGTGGTATCAGCCAGGTGACCTCCTCATTGGTGGGATTTCTTCTCAGGTCATTTACACACTTCACACGCTTCCTTTCAATGAACATCCTTCACAGAAGTTATTTGCTCTTCCAGA AATGGTGACAAAGTTTTACCAGCACGCCCTAGCTTTGGCTTTTGCTGTCAATGAGATCAACGAGAATCCCTGGATCCTGCCAAATGTCACCCTCGGGTTCCGCATCTCCGACAGCTACTATGATGCAAGGATGAGTTACCGGACCACCCTGGACCTGCTTTTCAAATCACGTAGTTTTGTCCCAAATTATAAATACATTACACAGAAAAATGTAATATCTGTTGTTGGTGGACTTGTTGCTGCTATCTCTTTCCTTGTGGCAGACCTCTTAGGACTTTATAAGATTCCACAG CTCACATACGGTTCATTTGCACCTGCCGACAGAGATGcaactgaggtcccttccttttACCGCATGGTCCCAAATGAAACCCCTCAGTATAGGGGGATAACCCAGTTGCTTCTCCATTTTGGATGGACCTGGGTTGGGCTCTTTTCTGCAGATGATGACAGTGGAGAACGTTTCCTGCAGGCCCTGGAGCCATTGTTTTTCCACAACAGAATTTGTCTGGACTTCATAGAAAAAATCCCCACCCAGTCCAGGTGGGATACTTTAAGTGATGTGAATGACTTAATCTCAAAGGTATATCGACCTTTGACACAGAGCAAAGCCAATACTTTTATTATCAATGGAGGGTGCATGGTCATCATATCATTGAATACTTTGATGGTTTTAGGAGATCCCGAATATGAAGAAAATCCATTATTTAGAAAGGTATGGATAATGACTGCCCAAACGGATTTTGTACAATCCAGCATTCTAAAGAGCTTGAGTTTCTACTTGTTTCAAGGTGCTTTTTTATTCACAGTTTGCACTAATGAGCTTCTAGGGTTCAAGAAATTTCTTCAGAACATAAACCCTTCTTGGATGCAAGGAAATGGTTTTCTCAAGATCTTCTGGGAGCAAGCATTTGGTTGTACTTTTCCAGATTCCCAGGAACCAATACGTATCAACGAAACATGTACTGGGGAGGAAAGACTGGAGGGTCTTCCTGGGCATTTATTTGAAATGCGCATGTCTGGCCACAGTTACAGCATCTATAATGCTGTGTATGTtgtggcacatgctttgcatgcattgTACTCACCTACATCCAGCCACCGATCAAAAGTGGGTGGAAAAAGATATCTAGACCTCCAGCCTTGGGAG CTCCACTCATTTCTTCAAGGCATCTCCTTTAACAATGCAGCTGGAGAAACCTTGCATTTTAATAAGAACAAGGAAATGGGAGCTGGATTTGACATCATGAACATGGTTATGTTTCCAAACAAGTCCTTCGTAAGAGTGAAAGTTGGAAGGGTGGATGCAGAACCTCTCGAAGGAGAAGGATTCATCATTCACGAGGATATGATTGTATGGCACAGGCATTTTAACCAG GTGCGGCCCATTTCTGTATGCAACAACTACTGCTCTCCTGGTtatcagaagaagaaaaaagaaggggaacaattttgctgctatgattgtgctCCTTGCCCAGAAGGGAAATTTTCCAGCCACAAAG ATATGGATGACTGTTTCACCTGTCTGGAAGATCAATATCCAAACAAGGACCAGGATGGATGCGTCCATAAAATGATAAACTTCTTGTCTTTTGAAGAACCTCTAGGAATTTGTCTGGTTTCTCTTGCTCTATCTTTGACTCTGACCACAGTTTTAGTCCTAGGAACTTTTATTAAACACAGAGACACCCCAATTGTCAGAGCCAACAACAGGGATATCACCTACGCTCTTCTAATATCTCTCATGTTCTGCTTcctctgttcattgctgttccttggACACCCTGGGAAGTTCACCTGCTTCTTTAGACAAGCTGCTTTTGGGATCATCTTCACAGTGGCCGTTTCTTGTGTTTTGGCCAAAACCATTACTGTGGTTgtagctttcatggccaccaaacCGGGATCCAGGATGAGCaagtgggtggggaaaaaacTGGCCAGCTCCACTGCCATCGCTTCCTGCCTCATTCAAGTAGGCACCTGTACAGTCTGGCTTGgaacctttccccctttcccagcttTTGACACCCGGTCCCTGACTGAAGAGATAGTAGCAGAATGCAATGAAGGGTCTGTCCTTATGTTTTACATTGTCCTGGGCTACTTGGGGCTTCTGTCCCTCATCAGCTTGCTTGTGGCATTCCTTGCCAGGAAATTGCCAGatagttttaatgaagccaaatctatcaccttcagcatgctgatcttttgcagtgtttggatATCTTTTGTCCCAAGCTACCTTAGCACtaaagggaaatacatggtggcagtggagatcttctccatcttggcctctggTGCGGGATTACTGGCTTGCATCTTTTCCCCCAAGTGCTACATTATTCTGCTGAGGCCTGAACTCAACAGGAGGGGTCTCCTAATAAGAAGAACATAA